The Halomonas sp. 7T genome contains a region encoding:
- the uvrD gene encoding DNA helicase II, translated as MDDVTAILDQLNPAQREAVSAPQGNLLVLAGAGSGKTRVLVHRIAWLMQAEGLSPYALLAVTFTNKAAREMRTRLEALLGISMRHVWVGTFHSIAHRLLRTHWQDARLPQHFQIIDSDDQLRLIKRLLKDYSIDDERFPPRQVQGFISGCKEEGLRPFQVNVDGDAYLGQMVELYERYQLTCERGGLVDFGELLLRSLELLRDNPALLRHYQERFGHVLVDEFQDTNTLQYAWLKLLTGMKTPMTAVGDDDQSIYGWRGAKVENIRRFEEEFPNTHTVRLEQNYRSTSAILEAANTLISHNSERLGKNLWTDGVEGEPISVYAGFNDLEEARYIVDTIKEKVDDGFNRRDVAILYRSNAQSRLLEETLIRQGMPYRIYGGHRFYERLEIKNALAYLRLLLNRDDDASLERVINVPTRGIGTRTVEIVRHRAREQSVPLWQALHDAINDGTLKGRAANAVQAFANLIEQLDNDAAGLPLHEIIDHVTAHTGLIEHHKSERGEKGQARVENLEELVTAARAFTHGDAFETPEAGEGMAALEAFLSEAALNAGDHEAEEFEDSVQLMTLHSAKGLEFPVVFIAGVEEGLFPHKMSLEEPGRLEEERRLCYVGVTRAMQKLYLTHAETRRLHGKEVFPRPSRFLRELPPHLLEEVRLRGHISRPVTASRPSFAQQSIESDGDLPSLHVGQRVEHPVFGEGIILNAEGEGARARVQVSFEGNGIKWLVLGFAKLTPL; from the coding sequence ATGGATGACGTCACGGCGATTCTTGATCAGCTCAACCCCGCCCAGCGGGAGGCGGTTAGCGCCCCCCAGGGCAACCTACTGGTACTGGCTGGGGCTGGCTCCGGTAAAACCCGCGTGCTGGTTCATCGCATTGCCTGGCTGATGCAGGCCGAAGGGCTTTCGCCCTACGCGCTGCTGGCGGTCACGTTTACCAATAAAGCGGCGCGGGAAATGCGCACGCGCCTTGAGGCGCTGCTGGGTATTTCCATGCGCCATGTGTGGGTCGGCACGTTCCACTCCATTGCGCACCGGCTGCTGCGCACCCACTGGCAAGACGCCCGCCTGCCTCAGCACTTTCAAATTATTGATTCCGACGACCAGCTCCGTCTAATCAAGCGGCTGCTCAAAGATTACTCGATTGACGATGAGCGCTTCCCGCCCCGCCAGGTGCAGGGGTTTATCTCTGGCTGCAAAGAAGAGGGCTTACGCCCTTTCCAGGTCAATGTCGACGGCGATGCGTACCTGGGCCAGATGGTTGAACTTTACGAACGCTACCAGCTCACCTGCGAGCGCGGCGGGCTGGTGGATTTCGGTGAACTGCTGCTGAGAAGCCTGGAGTTACTGCGCGATAACCCAGCGCTGTTACGGCACTACCAGGAACGCTTTGGCCATGTCCTAGTGGACGAGTTTCAGGACACCAACACGCTACAGTATGCGTGGCTGAAGCTACTCACCGGCATGAAAACGCCGATGACTGCCGTCGGTGATGACGATCAGTCCATCTACGGCTGGCGCGGTGCCAAAGTGGAGAATATCCGTCGCTTTGAAGAAGAGTTCCCTAACACCCACACCGTGCGTCTAGAGCAGAACTATCGCTCTACCAGCGCAATTCTAGAAGCCGCTAATACGCTGATTAGCCATAACAGCGAGCGGCTAGGTAAAAACCTGTGGACCGATGGCGTCGAGGGCGAACCGATTTCCGTCTATGCCGGGTTTAACGACCTGGAAGAAGCTCGCTATATCGTCGATACCATCAAAGAGAAGGTCGATGACGGTTTTAATCGCCGAGACGTGGCGATTCTTTATCGCTCTAACGCCCAGTCGCGGCTGCTAGAAGAGACGCTAATACGCCAAGGCATGCCCTACCGTATCTACGGCGGCCACCGCTTCTACGAGCGCTTAGAGATCAAAAATGCCCTGGCGTATTTACGTCTGTTGCTCAACCGCGACGACGATGCCTCCCTAGAGCGGGTGATCAACGTACCTACCCGGGGCATCGGCACCCGCACAGTGGAAATTGTTCGCCACCGTGCCCGGGAGCAAAGCGTGCCGCTTTGGCAGGCACTCCATGATGCGATCAACGACGGTACGTTAAAGGGCCGTGCCGCCAATGCGGTGCAAGCCTTCGCCAACCTGATCGAGCAGTTGGATAACGATGCCGCCGGGCTGCCCCTGCACGAAATTATCGACCATGTCACCGCACACACCGGCTTAATCGAGCACCATAAAAGCGAGCGTGGCGAGAAAGGCCAGGCGCGGGTGGAAAACTTAGAAGAGCTGGTCACCGCCGCTCGCGCCTTTACCCACGGCGACGCCTTTGAAACCCCGGAAGCGGGCGAAGGTATGGCAGCGCTGGAAGCGTTTCTTTCTGAAGCAGCACTCAACGCAGGCGACCACGAAGCGGAGGAGTTTGAGGATAGCGTTCAGCTCATGACGCTGCACTCGGCAAAAGGGCTGGAGTTTCCGGTGGTGTTTATCGCGGGCGTGGAGGAGGGACTGTTCCCACATAAGATGTCGCTGGAAGAGCCTGGCAGACTCGAAGAAGAGCGGCGTCTCTGCTACGTGGGCGTTACCCGTGCCATGCAAAAGCTCTACCTCACCCACGCCGAAACCCGCCGCCTGCACGGCAAAGAGGTGTTTCCGCGCCCGTCGCGCTTTTTACGCGAACTTCCCCCCCACTTGCTGGAAGAAGTACGCCTGCGCGGGCATATTTCCCGCCCCGTCACCGCCTCCCGCCCCTCCTTTGCCCAACAAAGCATTGAGAGTGACGGTGACCTGCCCAGCCTGCACGTCGGCCAACGGGTGGAACACCCAGTATTCGGCGAAGGGATTATTTTAAACGCCGAAGGCGAAGGCGCCCGCGCCCGGGTGCAGGTCAGCTTTGAAGGCAATGGCATTAAGTGGTTAGTGCTGGGGTTTGCGAAGCTAACGCCGCTTTAA
- a CDS encoding ferredoxin-type protein NapF has product MTRTDNNNHRRNLFRRLSGRGDVRRPPWHSADFLDRCTGCNACIDACPEGILTRGGGGYPELSVAHEGCSLCGDCATVCEPQAIQPAGGVSEAFPWQAEVQPHCLALAGIHCQSCQDACEWNAIRFPLRPGGRPPQPDINVEKCTGCGACYSACPNQAISLITKDTAYV; this is encoded by the coding sequence ATGACGCGCACGGATAATAACAATCATCGGCGCAATCTTTTTCGTCGCTTGTCAGGGCGGGGCGATGTACGTCGACCGCCGTGGCACAGTGCTGATTTTCTCGACCGCTGTACGGGTTGCAATGCCTGTATCGATGCTTGCCCGGAAGGCATTTTGACCCGCGGTGGTGGCGGTTATCCCGAGCTTAGCGTTGCCCACGAGGGCTGCTCACTGTGCGGTGATTGCGCAACGGTATGCGAGCCACAAGCGATACAGCCCGCAGGGGGCGTTAGCGAAGCCTTTCCTTGGCAAGCCGAGGTTCAGCCGCACTGCTTAGCACTGGCTGGCATCCATTGCCAAAGCTGCCAGGACGCCTGTGAGTGGAATGCGATCCGCTTTCCGCTGCGACCCGGCGGCCGGCCGCCACAACCTGATATCAACGTAGAAAAGTGCACCGGCTGTGGTGCTTGCTATTCCGCCTGCCCTAACCAGGCAATCTCACTGATAACAAAAGATACCGCCTATGTCTGA
- the napA gene encoding nitrate reductase catalytic subunit NapA — protein sequence MKLTRRAFVKANAAAVAAATAGMTIPAGASNLITQADMNRLQWDKAPCRFCGTGCSVMVGTYDGQIVATHGDNQSEVNRGLNCVKGYFLSKILYGEDRLTQPLLRKRNGQYAKDGDFEPVSWDEALDLMAEKFTSAIREHGPESIALFGSGQWTIWEGYAASKLFKAGLRSNNIDPNARHCMASAVFGFMRSFGSDEPMGVYDDIEHADAFVLWGSNMAEMHPVLWTRVTDRRLSFPDTQVAVLSTFEHRSFELADIPMVMSPNADIVILNYIANHIIQTDRVNRSFVDQHVNFALGTDDIGYGLRDEHPLQQAAENANNANSWTDMSFEAFADYVAPYTLERAARESGVSESRLEALAELYADPDKKVMTFWTMGVNQHTRGVWINNLIYNLHLLTGKISEPGNSPFSLTGQPSACGTAREVGTFAHRLPADRVVTNPEHRRDAEKIWKLPEGTIPSWVGFDAVAQSRRLKDGDIKVYWTQVTNNMQAGPNVMQEILPGWRNPEAFVVVSDIYPTVSAQSADLILPAASWVEKEGAFGNSERRTQFFHQLVNAPGEARSDLWQTVALSQRIRVADVWPEELLEAAPEMRDKTLFDLLFANGQVDQYPTSDMEEGYANAEADDFGFYIQKGLFEEYARFGRGKGKDLDSFDAYHASRGKRWPVVDGQETLWRYREGLDPYVEPGSGWQFYGKPDNRAVIFALPAEPPAEAPDNDFPYWLCTGRVLEHWHTGSMTRRVPELHRAVPAALLYMHPEDARAEGFRRGSEVKVASRRGDVNLRVETRGRVKPPRGLVYAPFFDASYLINKVTLDATDPISKQTDFKKCAVRLELVNLA from the coding sequence ATGAAACTCACACGTCGAGCGTTTGTAAAGGCGAATGCCGCAGCGGTGGCCGCTGCCACGGCAGGGATGACCATACCTGCTGGCGCCAGCAACCTGATCACCCAGGCGGATATGAACCGCTTGCAGTGGGATAAAGCCCCATGCCGCTTTTGCGGAACCGGCTGTAGCGTCATGGTTGGCACCTATGACGGCCAAATCGTGGCGACTCATGGTGATAACCAGTCTGAAGTAAACCGTGGCCTTAACTGTGTTAAGGGCTACTTTCTTTCCAAAATTCTCTACGGCGAGGACCGCTTAACTCAGCCGCTGCTGCGTAAGCGCAACGGCCAGTACGCTAAAGATGGCGATTTCGAGCCGGTCTCCTGGGACGAAGCGCTTGATCTCATGGCGGAAAAGTTTACCAGCGCCATTCGTGAACATGGACCCGAAAGCATCGCGCTGTTTGGCTCTGGCCAGTGGACTATTTGGGAAGGTTACGCGGCGAGTAAGCTATTTAAAGCGGGTCTGCGCTCGAACAATATCGACCCCAACGCTCGCCACTGTATGGCCTCGGCGGTATTTGGCTTTATGCGCAGCTTTGGCTCGGATGAGCCCATGGGTGTGTATGACGATATCGAGCATGCGGATGCCTTTGTGCTGTGGGGCTCTAACATGGCCGAGATGCACCCAGTGCTCTGGACTCGCGTGACTGATCGTCGTCTCTCCTTCCCGGACACCCAGGTGGCGGTGCTTTCTACCTTTGAGCACCGCAGCTTTGAATTGGCCGATATCCCCATGGTTATGTCGCCCAATGCGGATATCGTGATCCTCAACTACATCGCCAACCATATTATTCAAACCGACCGCGTCAATCGCTCATTCGTCGACCAGCATGTCAACTTCGCGCTCGGCACTGACGATATCGGCTATGGCCTGCGCGACGAGCACCCGCTACAGCAAGCCGCAGAAAACGCCAATAACGCTAATAGCTGGACGGATATGAGCTTCGAGGCGTTCGCGGACTATGTTGCGCCCTACACCCTAGAGCGGGCCGCGCGTGAATCGGGCGTTTCTGAAAGCCGCCTTGAAGCGCTAGCAGAGCTTTATGCCGACCCCGATAAAAAGGTGATGACGTTCTGGACCATGGGGGTCAATCAGCACACCCGTGGGGTGTGGATTAATAACCTGATTTACAACCTCCATTTGCTTACTGGCAAAATTTCGGAGCCGGGCAACAGTCCTTTCTCGCTTACTGGCCAGCCCTCTGCCTGTGGTACCGCGCGGGAAGTGGGCACCTTTGCTCACCGTCTACCTGCCGACCGCGTGGTTACCAATCCAGAACATCGCCGCGATGCGGAGAAAATTTGGAAACTGCCCGAAGGCACTATCCCTTCATGGGTAGGCTTTGATGCGGTGGCCCAAAGCCGTCGTCTTAAAGATGGCGACATCAAGGTTTACTGGACCCAGGTGACCAACAACATGCAGGCCGGGCCTAACGTCATGCAGGAGATTCTGCCTGGCTGGCGTAATCCCGAAGCCTTTGTGGTGGTCTCGGATATCTACCCCACCGTGTCAGCGCAGTCGGCGGATCTGATTTTGCCCGCAGCGTCCTGGGTGGAAAAAGAGGGCGCCTTTGGTAACTCCGAACGGCGCACCCAGTTTTTCCATCAGTTGGTCAATGCCCCCGGCGAGGCGCGCTCGGATTTATGGCAGACCGTGGCCCTCTCCCAGCGCATCCGCGTGGCTGATGTCTGGCCCGAGGAGTTGCTAGAAGCCGCCCCAGAGATGCGTGATAAAACCCTGTTTGATTTACTGTTTGCCAATGGTCAGGTCGACCAGTACCCCACCTCCGATATGGAAGAGGGTTACGCCAACGCCGAGGCAGACGATTTCGGCTTCTATATCCAAAAAGGGCTGTTTGAAGAGTACGCGCGCTTTGGCCGTGGCAAAGGCAAAGATTTAGACAGCTTCGACGCGTACCACGCCAGCCGGGGCAAGCGCTGGCCAGTGGTCGATGGCCAAGAGACCCTCTGGCGTTACAGAGAGGGGCTAGACCCGTATGTAGAGCCGGGCAGCGGCTGGCAGTTTTACGGCAAGCCGGATAATCGCGCCGTGATTTTTGCACTACCGGCCGAGCCACCCGCCGAGGCCCCTGACAATGACTTTCCTTATTGGCTCTGTACAGGGCGGGTTTTGGAGCACTGGCACACCGGCTCTATGACCCGTCGCGTGCCCGAGCTGCACCGGGCCGTGCCCGCTGCGCTGTTGTATATGCACCCGGAAGATGCCCGCGCCGAAGGCTTCAGGCGAGGAAGCGAGGTCAAGGTGGCTAGCCGCCGTGGTGATGTGAACTTGCGGGTAGAAACCCGCGGTCGGGTTAAGCCGCCCCGCGGCCTGGTGTACGCGCCCTTTTTTGACGCCTCGTATCTGATCAATAAAGTCACCCTGGACGCCACCGACCCGATTTCCAAGCAAACCGATTTTAAAAAGTGTGCGGTGCGCCTTGAACTCGTCAATCTGGCCTAA
- a CDS encoding PA3496 family putative envelope integrity protein, translating into MRNVERITSVKNELLDIFMSMQVDEHAQQQRSSAQRSLRARRGIELHREFQQLSRDIAPLPEYEQESELH; encoded by the coding sequence ATGAGAAACGTCGAACGAATCACCTCGGTTAAAAACGAATTGCTCGACATTTTTATGAGCATGCAAGTCGATGAGCACGCCCAACAACAGCGTAGCTCTGCCCAACGCAGCCTAAGGGCGCGTCGGGGAATAGAATTACATCGGGAGTTCCAGCAGTTATCGCGGGATATCGCCCCCTTGCCAGAGTATGAGCAAGAGAGCGAATTGCACTAG
- a CDS encoding acyl-CoA thioesterase, whose protein sequence is MTPLDSDLDDVPAPQGQLTLKLLASRQDTNLYGDIPGGWLVNLMDQAAELAAGREAGGRNATVAIEAMDFLSPVRVGSMVSVYTQVQDIGHSSIKIDVEVWVRPPHGRHIEERQKVTEARFVMVALDENGRIRAVHS, encoded by the coding sequence ATGACACCGTTGGATTCTGATTTGGATGACGTGCCTGCGCCCCAAGGGCAGCTCACGTTAAAGCTACTGGCTTCTCGACAAGATACCAATCTCTACGGCGATATTCCTGGTGGCTGGCTCGTTAATCTGATGGATCAAGCCGCAGAGCTTGCCGCAGGTCGTGAAGCCGGAGGGCGAAACGCAACCGTTGCCATTGAAGCGATGGATTTTTTAAGCCCGGTACGCGTCGGGTCGATGGTGAGTGTGTATACCCAAGTTCAGGACATTGGCCACAGCTCAATCAAAATTGATGTGGAGGTATGGGTGCGTCCGCCCCATGGCCGCCATATTGAAGAGCGTCAGAAAGTCACCGAAGCGCGCTTTGTGATGGTGGCGCTGGATGAAAACGGCCGGATTCGCGCAGTACACAGCTAA
- a CDS encoding periplasmic nitrate reductase, NapE protein, whose amino-acid sequence MAKKSHSILTEETPGKRQELGLFLFIVVLLFPILAVAVVGGYGFSVWIFQMFAGPPGPPL is encoded by the coding sequence ATGGCTAAAAAATCTCATTCCATACTCACCGAAGAAACGCCTGGGAAACGTCAGGAGCTGGGGCTGTTTCTATTTATCGTAGTGCTGTTATTTCCCATTTTGGCAGTAGCGGTGGTAGGGGGGTATGGCTTTTCAGTATGGATTTTTCAAATGTTTGCAGGCCCCCCAGGGCCTCCGCTATAG
- a CDS encoding DUF72 domain-containing protein — MTFPLYLGLPMWANQDWLGSLYPRHAKTGLLSDYAAVFSSVEGNTTFYSGAPKPETIAAWARQAPPYFRFCFKLPASVTHDQRLTRLEEAWAFLAALEPLHDRLGPTMVQLPRDFGPQELCKLEALLAQWPAHLPCAVEVRHPAFFQKGVAEKALNQLLITYAANRVMLDVRPVFSTPANGHAGLAHAQQEKPKVPLHVLSTAQQPVIRFIGHIDKAINSRYFGPWKSRLALWISQGKTPFLFVHTADNRESPEMARSLYRELQALTPLPTLPAFAGDKQSQLF; from the coding sequence ATGACGTTTCCGCTGTATTTAGGCTTACCCATGTGGGCCAACCAGGATTGGCTGGGTAGCCTATACCCGCGCCACGCCAAAACGGGGCTTTTAAGTGACTATGCGGCGGTTTTTTCAAGTGTCGAGGGCAACACTACCTTTTATAGCGGTGCGCCCAAGCCTGAGACAATTGCGGCTTGGGCTCGTCAGGCCCCCCCTTACTTTCGCTTTTGCTTTAAATTGCCGGCTAGCGTCACCCATGATCAACGGCTAACGCGTTTGGAAGAAGCCTGGGCATTTTTAGCCGCGCTGGAGCCACTGCATGACCGCCTTGGCCCCACTATGGTGCAACTGCCAAGGGATTTTGGTCCTCAAGAGCTATGTAAACTTGAAGCGCTACTCGCCCAGTGGCCCGCTCACTTGCCGTGTGCGGTTGAAGTGCGCCATCCAGCATTTTTTCAAAAAGGCGTCGCTGAAAAAGCCCTTAATCAATTGTTGATAACTTATGCGGCGAACCGTGTAATGCTTGACGTGCGCCCCGTATTTTCCACCCCGGCGAATGGCCATGCTGGGCTTGCCCATGCCCAACAGGAAAAACCGAAAGTCCCATTACACGTGCTTTCCACGGCACAGCAGCCGGTTATTCGCTTCATTGGCCATATTGACAAAGCCATTAATAGCCGCTACTTCGGCCCGTGGAAATCCCGCCTTGCCCTGTGGATAAGTCAGGGGAAAACCCCTTTCTTATTTGTGCATACTGCTGATAACCGAGAGTCGCCTGAGATGGCACGCAGCCTCTATAGAGAATTACAGGCGCTAACACCGCTGCCCACCCTGCCAGCGTTTGCAGGCGATAAGCAGAGCCAACTGTTTTAA
- a CDS encoding chaperone NapD — MSDQLLHIISFIVHARPEALKQTAEWITQHSAGEVMGEDAAGKLVVVAEHTDEQQLLALMDHVREQPGVIDAAFVYHEVVDALTADEPHV, encoded by the coding sequence ATGTCTGATCAACTGCTGCACATCATTAGCTTTATCGTTCATGCGCGGCCCGAGGCGCTGAAACAGACAGCGGAGTGGATTACCCAGCATAGCGCTGGGGAAGTGATGGGCGAAGACGCGGCTGGAAAGCTCGTGGTGGTCGCCGAGCACACTGACGAACAACAACTATTGGCTTTGATGGATCACGTACGCGAGCAGCCTGGGGTTATTGACGCCGCTTTTGTGTATCACGAAGTGGTTGATGCCCTGACAGCGGACGAGCCGCACGTATAG
- the hexR gene encoding transcriptional regulator HexR, with protein sequence MSRALFDEMRRRMEHFRRSEQKVARFVLRNPDEVIHMRIVDLATEAKVSEPTVVRFCRALGCNGFQDFKLQLAQMLASGSQFAQFSMNDSDSVAEFSHSIFDSTVGTLLSVRDRLDNDALGKAVNALAMANRVEFYGFGASGAVAFDAQHKFFRLQISTSAYADPHMQNMSAVTLKEGDVVVAISQTGRTKALVASVRLARDAGATVIGLCPSDSPLASEVSLPLYIDVHEDTEIYTPLSSRIAHLVLIDVLAVGVAKTRGPKLAEQLKAVKKSLNTLRYPEDS encoded by the coding sequence GTGAGCCGCGCCCTGTTCGATGAAATGAGACGCCGCATGGAGCACTTTCGTCGCTCCGAACAAAAGGTCGCGCGGTTTGTGCTGCGCAATCCTGACGAAGTGATCCATATGCGAATTGTGGATCTCGCCACGGAAGCCAAAGTGAGCGAACCCACCGTGGTGCGTTTCTGCCGCGCATTGGGCTGCAATGGCTTCCAGGACTTCAAACTGCAGCTGGCGCAAATGCTGGCTAGCGGCAGCCAGTTCGCCCAGTTCTCCATGAATGATAGCGACTCGGTCGCGGAGTTCTCACACAGCATCTTCGACTCGACTGTGGGCACACTATTATCGGTGCGTGACCGGCTTGATAACGACGCGCTAGGTAAAGCCGTTAACGCTCTGGCCATGGCCAACCGAGTTGAGTTCTACGGCTTTGGAGCTTCTGGCGCGGTGGCCTTCGATGCCCAACACAAATTCTTCCGCCTGCAGATCTCCACCTCGGCCTATGCCGATCCGCACATGCAAAATATGTCCGCAGTGACCCTAAAAGAGGGTGACGTGGTCGTGGCCATCTCCCAAACGGGCCGCACCAAAGCGCTGGTGGCTAGCGTGCGCTTAGCCCGCGATGCAGGCGCCACGGTCATTGGCCTCTGCCCCAGCGACTCCCCGCTGGCCAGTGAAGTGAGCTTGCCGCTGTACATTGACGTTCATGAAGACACCGAGATCTATACGCCGCTAAGCTCGCGTATTGCCCACCTCGTGCTTATCGACGTATTAGCGGTTGGCGTTGCCAAAACCCGTGGGCCGAAACTTGCCGAACAGTTGAAGGCGGTTAAAAAGAGCCTAAACACCCTGCGCTACCCCGAAGATAGCTAA
- a CDS encoding TRAP transporter substrate-binding protein: protein MQRRNFLKAAGLGAAGVAAAPFVSTASANETYTWDMVTSWPKNFPALGTGANDFARRVEQLSNGRMRIRVHGAGELVPALEVFDAVAAGTAEMGHSAAYYWRGKVAASQFFTAVPFGMNTTEMNAWLYHGGGQELWDEIYANHNLKPFAVGNTGTQMAGWFKKEINSLADMQGLRLRLPGLAGEAMNGIGVTTVNMPGSEIFTSLQTGVLDAADWVGPYNDMAFGLHQVADYYYTSVWNEPTAVLEGTVNLDAWNALPEDLQDVIREAARASNLAMISEFAYRNAQALETLVDEHGVQLRTFPEDVMAALYESSKEAIQRQVDGDEESRRVWESYSAFQEVLRPFSDVGEYAYLRSRAELNT from the coding sequence ATGCAACGCCGCAACTTTCTTAAAGCCGCCGGCCTTGGTGCCGCCGGTGTCGCTGCCGCCCCGTTTGTTTCCACCGCCAGCGCTAACGAAACCTACACCTGGGATATGGTGACCTCCTGGCCGAAAAACTTTCCCGCACTCGGTACCGGCGCGAACGACTTCGCCCGTCGGGTAGAACAGCTCTCTAATGGCCGTATGCGTATCCGCGTACATGGTGCGGGTGAGCTTGTGCCAGCGCTGGAAGTGTTTGATGCTGTCGCTGCAGGCACCGCTGAAATGGGCCACTCCGCCGCTTATTACTGGCGCGGAAAAGTCGCTGCCTCGCAGTTTTTCACTGCTGTGCCGTTCGGCATGAATACCACTGAAATGAATGCCTGGTTATACCACGGCGGCGGCCAAGAACTGTGGGATGAGATTTACGCCAACCACAACCTTAAGCCCTTTGCAGTCGGTAATACAGGCACCCAGATGGCGGGCTGGTTTAAAAAAGAAATTAACTCCCTGGCCGATATGCAGGGCCTACGCCTGCGTTTGCCGGGGCTGGCGGGCGAAGCAATGAACGGCATTGGGGTCACTACCGTTAACATGCCCGGTTCAGAAATCTTTACCTCGCTACAAACCGGCGTACTGGACGCTGCCGACTGGGTAGGCCCTTATAACGATATGGCGTTTGGCCTGCACCAAGTGGCGGATTACTACTACACATCGGTGTGGAACGAGCCGACCGCCGTACTAGAAGGCACCGTTAACCTGGACGCCTGGAACGCCCTACCCGAAGATCTTCAGGACGTTATCCGCGAAGCGGCACGCGCTTCTAACCTTGCCATGATCAGCGAATTCGCCTATCGCAACGCGCAAGCGCTGGAAACACTGGTTGACGAGCATGGTGTGCAGCTGCGCACCTTCCCCGAGGACGTCATGGCTGCACTTTATGAATCCTCCAAAGAAGCGATTCAGCGCCAGGTAGACGGCGACGAGGAGTCGCGCCGTGTTTGGGAGTCGTATTCAGCGTTCCAGGAAGTGCTGCGCCCGTTTAGCGATGTGGGTGAATACGCTTACTTGAGAAGCCGCGCAGAGCTCAATACGTAG
- a CDS encoding sodium-dependent transporter, with product MAKLAHAQWSSKMAFVLAAAGSAVGLGNIWRFSYMVGDSGGAAFVLVYLACVALVGLPILVAEWMIGRRGQKNPINTMAELAANHGKSKAWALIGVSGVLAAFLILSFYSVIGGWSLNYTLSSVIGTFNGQDADGISGLFGGMLGSPVTLLLWHTAFMVLVVGIVARGVTKGLESAARLLMPALIILMLILVGYGVASGYFGEALAFMFRPDWSALNGGVVLAAMGQAFFTLSLGMGIMMAYGSYLGEDVNLISTARTVIILDTVIALLAGLAIFPIVFANGLSAGEGPGLIFVTLPLAFGNMAGGTILGLMFFLLLTFAALTSAISLLEPTVEMLEERTAMTRVTATLASGAGVWLLGVAALLSFNVWSEVLFFGLNIFDLLDTFTSKILLPLTGLGAIVFVAWCLKRESVEAELGLSATGVSLWNIIARYVAPIGVIIVFVTGLM from the coding sequence ATGGCAAAACTTGCACATGCGCAGTGGTCATCGAAGATGGCCTTTGTGCTCGCAGCCGCAGGGTCGGCAGTCGGTTTAGGGAACATCTGGCGCTTCTCTTACATGGTCGGCGATAGCGGCGGCGCCGCGTTCGTACTGGTCTACCTCGCCTGTGTTGCACTGGTGGGCCTGCCGATTCTTGTCGCCGAGTGGATGATTGGCCGTCGTGGCCAGAAAAACCCGATTAACACCATGGCTGAGCTGGCGGCTAACCACGGAAAATCAAAAGCCTGGGCGCTGATTGGCGTTAGCGGCGTATTAGCCGCGTTTTTGATTTTGTCGTTTTACAGTGTGATTGGTGGCTGGTCGCTTAACTATACGCTCAGCTCGGTCATTGGCACCTTTAACGGCCAAGATGCCGACGGTATTAGCGGCTTGTTTGGCGGCATGCTGGGAAGCCCTGTCACACTGCTGCTTTGGCATACCGCCTTTATGGTGCTGGTGGTTGGTATCGTGGCACGCGGGGTTACCAAAGGGCTTGAGAGCGCTGCGCGTTTGTTAATGCCTGCGCTTATCATATTAATGCTGATACTCGTAGGTTACGGCGTGGCTAGCGGTTATTTTGGCGAAGCACTGGCCTTTATGTTCCGCCCTGATTGGAGCGCCCTAAACGGTGGCGTAGTACTTGCCGCTATGGGCCAAGCGTTTTTCACGCTGTCGCTGGGCATGGGCATCATGATGGCTTACGGCTCGTACCTAGGAGAAGATGTTAACTTGATTAGCACTGCGCGAACGGTGATCATTCTAGATACCGTCATCGCGCTGCTGGCCGGTTTAGCCATCTTCCCAATTGTGTTCGCCAATGGCTTAAGCGCCGGTGAAGGTCCAGGTTTGATCTTCGTCACGCTGCCGCTCGCATTTGGTAACATGGCAGGCGGCACCATTTTAGGCCTGATGTTCTTCCTACTGCTCACCTTTGCCGCTTTAACCTCCGCCATTTCCTTACTTGAACCCACGGTAGAAATGCTGGAAGAGCGCACAGCAATGACGCGTGTCACTGCGACTTTAGCAAGCGGTGCGGGCGTATGGTTATTGGGTGTCGCGGCGCTGCTGTCGTTTAACGTGTGGTCAGAGGTACTGTTCTTTGGCCTGAATATTTTCGACCTGTTGGATACCTTTACCAGCAAAATTCTGCTGCCGTTAACGGGCCTAGGCGCGATTGTATTTGTGGCATGGTGCTTGAAGCGTGAAAGCGTGGAAGCCGAGCTGGGCCTCTCTGCAACCGGGGTCAGCCTATGGAACATCATCGCACGCTATGTAGCGCCGATTGGCGTTATCATTGTGTTTGTAACGGGTCTTATGTAA